A single Streptomyces sp. 2114.4 DNA region contains:
- a CDS encoding PP2C family protein-serine/threonine phosphatase, translating into MTQRLEVETALRAAAPHALVDAVRDALTTAYRATAVRLLLTDYGGTVLRSCDGSGQGAGSLSVFGSPEGRALGSQEPREQQVAHEDAVEHHLPVTVRGDRIGILTVRLPHEGSTPEVVDELRYVADLLGREILVAERDTDVYQRARRVSRLTLAAEMQWQLLPARAYRDARFALGAQLEPAYAVHGDNFDWSVDADELTFTVTNGMGEGIEASLLTHLAVNALRNARRAGIGLADQAALADQAVHDHYRGAAYVSTLLLRIELATGRVEAIDAGSPQMWRMRGKSVERIDLEAQLPLGMFEESHYTPQEFTLAPGDRLIFVSDGVYETLSPRGEKYAEQALSRAIHATSLLPAAMVPREVLRDVADYREAESLDDALVLCLDWVGDGHC; encoded by the coding sequence ATGACCCAACGCCTCGAAGTGGAGACGGCACTGCGCGCCGCGGCGCCGCATGCCCTGGTCGACGCCGTGCGCGACGCCCTCACCACCGCCTACCGGGCCACCGCGGTGCGGCTGTTGCTGACGGACTACGGCGGGACGGTGCTCAGATCGTGCGACGGCTCGGGGCAAGGCGCCGGCTCGCTGTCCGTCTTCGGCAGCCCGGAGGGGCGGGCGCTGGGCAGTCAGGAACCCCGGGAGCAGCAGGTGGCGCACGAGGACGCCGTCGAGCACCATCTGCCGGTGACGGTGCGCGGCGACCGTATCGGCATCCTGACGGTGCGGCTCCCGCACGAGGGCTCCACACCGGAGGTCGTCGACGAGCTCCGGTACGTGGCGGACCTGCTCGGGCGCGAGATCCTGGTCGCCGAGCGCGACACGGACGTCTACCAGCGGGCCCGCAGGGTCAGCCGCCTCACCCTGGCCGCCGAGATGCAGTGGCAGCTGCTGCCCGCCCGCGCGTACCGCGACGCGCGGTTCGCCCTCGGGGCGCAGCTGGAGCCCGCGTATGCCGTGCACGGTGACAACTTCGACTGGTCCGTGGACGCCGACGAGCTGACCTTCACCGTCACCAACGGGATGGGCGAGGGCATCGAGGCCTCGCTCCTCACCCACCTCGCCGTCAACGCCCTGCGCAACGCCCGCCGGGCCGGCATCGGCCTCGCGGACCAGGCGGCTCTGGCCGACCAGGCGGTCCACGACCACTACCGGGGCGCGGCCTACGTCTCGACGCTGCTGCTGCGCATCGAACTCGCGACGGGCCGGGTGGAAGCCATCGACGCGGGCTCGCCGCAGATGTGGCGGATGCGGGGGAAGTCGGTCGAGCGCATCGATCTCGAGGCCCAGCTGCCCCTGGGCATGTTCGAGGAGTCCCACTACACCCCGCAGGAGTTCACCCTCGCCCCGGGAGACCGCCTGATCTTCGTCAGTGACGGGGTGTACGAGACGCTTTCGCCGCGGGGGGAGAAGTACGCCGAGCAGGCGCTCTCGCGCGCCATTCACGCCACGAGTCTGCTGCCGGCCGCCATGGTGCCCCGTGAGGTCCTGCGTGATGTGGCCGATTACCGTGAGGCGGAGTCCTTGGATGACGCCTTGGTGCTGTGTCTTGACTGGGTCGGCGACGGTCACTGCTGA
- a CDS encoding STAS domain-containing protein, producing the protein MGSAEVAARERVVSVLREEADEISDRWVELQLAQPSLDGEVSEAELGEEADALLSALLSGLDRGLPVEHVVTSHEEIHQAVSEISLRRARRGVSPTATSLAVMSLKEALLKAVQRHTRDGEDLFHSAVLINRLLDRAGALSFEIFVEGREEIIRRQSQQLLEVSTPVVRLWRQVLAVPLIGTLDTARTQVVMENVLQAIQEHEALVAIIDITGVPTVDTAVAQHLMHTVNAVRLMGADCIISGIRPPIAQTIAQLGIDLSTIMTRATLADALGEAVKLTEAAPSKSVPLAQR; encoded by the coding sequence TTGGGATCCGCTGAGGTTGCCGCACGCGAGCGCGTCGTGAGCGTGCTGCGCGAAGAGGCCGATGAGATCTCGGACCGTTGGGTGGAGTTGCAGCTGGCGCAGCCGTCGCTGGACGGGGAGGTGAGCGAGGCGGAGCTCGGCGAGGAGGCCGATGCCCTGCTCAGCGCCCTGCTCTCCGGCCTGGACCGCGGTCTGCCGGTGGAACATGTGGTCACGTCCCACGAGGAGATCCACCAGGCCGTATCCGAGATCTCCCTGCGACGTGCCCGCCGGGGGGTCTCGCCCACCGCGACGTCACTGGCCGTGATGTCGCTGAAGGAGGCCCTGCTGAAGGCCGTCCAGCGGCACACCCGTGACGGTGAGGACCTTTTCCACAGTGCGGTGCTGATCAACCGCCTCCTGGACAGAGCCGGGGCACTCTCCTTCGAGATCTTCGTGGAGGGCCGGGAAGAGATCATCCGCCGGCAGAGCCAGCAGCTGCTGGAGGTGTCCACCCCGGTCGTCAGGCTGTGGCGCCAGGTGCTGGCCGTCCCGCTGATCGGCACGCTCGACACCGCACGCACCCAGGTGGTGATGGAGAACGTGCTCCAGGCCATCCAGGAGCACGAGGCGCTGGTCGCCATCATCGACATCACCGGCGTCCCCACCGTCGACACCGCCGTCGCCCAGCATCTGATGCACACGGTCAATGCGGTACGGCTCATGGGCGCGGACTGCATCATCAGCGGCATCCGGCCGCCGATCGCCCAGACCATCGCCCAGCTCGGCATCGACCTGTCGACGATCATGACCCGGGCCACCCTGGCCGACGCCCTGGGAGAAGCCGTGAAACTCACCGAGGCCGCCCCGTCGAAGTCCGTCCCCCTGGCGCAGCGGTGA
- a CDS encoding STAS domain-containing protein: MNAPASAGVPILRLGDVLVTGLLNELDDKTAVAFTEELTARITGDRARGVLIDISRLEIVDSFVARTLMELTTMARLLGARVIVAGMRPPVAITLVELGLQLTGVETALNAEHGMAALGWHQSLQPSEGVLREFGTE; the protein is encoded by the coding sequence GTGAATGCCCCCGCCTCGGCCGGTGTGCCGATTCTGCGGCTGGGCGACGTCCTGGTCACCGGGCTCCTCAACGAGCTCGACGACAAGACGGCCGTGGCGTTCACCGAAGAGCTCACCGCACGCATCACCGGTGACCGGGCGCGCGGGGTCCTCATCGACATTTCCCGGCTGGAAATCGTCGATTCCTTCGTGGCCCGTACTTTGATGGAGCTGACCACCATGGCACGCCTGCTGGGTGCCCGGGTGATCGTCGCCGGGATGCGGCCGCCGGTCGCCATCACCCTGGTCGAGCTGGGGCTGCAGCTGACCGGGGTGGAAACGGCACTCAACGCCGAGCACGGCATGGCCGCGCTGGGCTGGCATCAGAGCCTGCAGCCTTCCGAAGGGGTGCTGCGTGAGTTCGGCACGGAATAG
- a CDS encoding anti-sigma regulatory factor — MGLATAARHVPGAEGSTSVHQVRTEEDLLTVRHAVRAATVQAGFSIVDQTRVVTAASELARNAYIHGGGGTVTIDCLMSPDTAGLRLTITDDGPGIADVGAALTDGFTTGAGLGHGLGGARRLMNDFELHSAPGQGTTVIATRWASR, encoded by the coding sequence GTGGGCCTCGCCACGGCCGCCCGACACGTCCCCGGCGCGGAGGGCAGCACATCGGTGCACCAGGTGCGGACCGAAGAAGACCTGCTGACCGTCCGCCACGCCGTACGGGCGGCCACCGTGCAGGCCGGTTTCAGCATCGTCGACCAGACGCGTGTGGTCACCGCCGCCAGTGAGCTGGCACGCAATGCCTACATCCATGGCGGAGGAGGCACCGTGACCATCGACTGCCTGATGTCGCCCGACACCGCCGGACTCCGGCTGACGATCACCGATGACGGTCCCGGCATCGCGGACGTCGGCGCCGCACTGACCGACGGCTTCACCACCGGCGCCGGGCTCGGCCACGGTCTGGGCGGCGCCCGGCGGCTGATGAACGACTTCGAACTCCACTCGGCTCCGGGACAGGGCACGACCGTGATCGCCACGCGATGGGCGAGTCGTTGA
- a CDS encoding SpoIIE family protein phosphatase, with the protein MGESLTLPCPRPTAHIAVDHYSAVHLAAETARAVAGQCGLPGALPDGAAVIASELASNLANHATNGALFIQSLPLGGGMEIVAADHGPGIGELRQCLTDGYTTGTTLGAGLGAVKRIATTLTIRTTPGDGTLVSARLTAPEETASADQEAGAICVPAEREQTSGDGCSLADHGSARTALVVDGLGHGPHAAEAAQVALRSFHRGPDAPLPEILTGLHRALRRTRGAAVGLLRLHPERAEYCGVGNVRVVTLTSLGPGHRLSGQPGIAGLNMTPPHVRAFPIPPGGTVLLHSDGVDHRWAQAPSAFVLRLPPSLLAASLVHSHRLPRDDATVLAARPRQRLP; encoded by the coding sequence ATGGGCGAGTCGTTGACGCTCCCCTGCCCCCGGCCGACGGCACACATCGCCGTGGACCACTACAGCGCCGTGCATCTGGCCGCCGAAACCGCCCGGGCGGTCGCCGGGCAGTGCGGGCTGCCGGGAGCGCTGCCCGACGGGGCCGCGGTCATCGCCTCGGAACTGGCCAGCAATCTGGCCAATCACGCGACCAACGGTGCGCTGTTCATCCAGTCCCTGCCCCTCGGCGGCGGCATGGAGATCGTTGCCGCGGACCACGGGCCCGGCATCGGCGAACTGCGCCAGTGCCTCACCGACGGCTACACCACCGGCACCACCCTCGGCGCCGGCCTGGGAGCCGTGAAACGGATAGCCACCACCCTCACCATCCGTACGACGCCGGGCGACGGAACCCTCGTCAGCGCCCGCCTCACCGCTCCTGAGGAGACCGCGTCGGCCGACCAGGAAGCAGGTGCCATCTGCGTACCGGCAGAGCGTGAACAGACCAGCGGCGACGGGTGCTCCCTCGCCGATCACGGCTCCGCGCGCACCGCACTCGTCGTGGACGGCCTCGGCCACGGACCGCACGCCGCCGAGGCCGCCCAGGTGGCGCTGCGGTCCTTCCACCGCGGACCGGACGCGCCCCTGCCCGAAATCCTCACCGGCCTGCACCGGGCGCTGCGCCGCACCCGCGGGGCGGCCGTCGGCCTGCTGCGCCTGCACCCCGAACGGGCGGAGTACTGCGGCGTCGGCAACGTACGCGTCGTGACGCTGACCTCGCTCGGTCCGGGCCACCGGCTCAGCGGTCAGCCGGGCATCGCCGGACTGAACATGACGCCACCGCACGTGCGGGCCTTCCCCATACCGCCCGGCGGCACCGTACTGCTCCACTCCGACGGCGTCGACCACCGCTGGGCGCAGGCACCCTCGGCCTTCGTGCTCCGCCTGCCCCCGTCCCTGCTCGCCGCGTCCCTCGTCCACAGCCACCGCCTCCCCCGCGACGATGCGACCGTGCTCGCCGCCCGTCCCCGCCAGAGACTTCCGTGA
- a CDS encoding PP2C family protein-serine/threonine phosphatase, translating into MTPHTFHDLPALRSAVRRICEAHRLPSRTGGRLVRSVAQVAGAALRAGGPVRLEAAERTAPGGTALLAVTLHAAPTPSPPNWADLPLPGQATPDGMVAWHLPLGEGQEGPVPLAAAPGTVPGQAGTRGVETAEAYEARIAALEGELAAALSRTDTLSTELHRLKDELAETNSGVLALYVQLEERDEQLRRAHGQTLRELEDALRPSPIGVEGLEFAVHYEPAGTDAPTGGDFYDWLSLPDGTVHITVVDALGHGVRSTRSALNVTHAVRTLALEGHPLESIVARTHDILAPFDPEIMATVLLARIHPDTGELRLANGSHPPALLLRADGTSDYLEVRGRGIGFPLPGSEAVRRETLHEGDLLVLYTDGLTESRRDPIEGEARLVKSARAHARRPVDEIPGAVAEDMHTVILHPDDTLALAVRRARRDTSLAGAQAQT; encoded by the coding sequence GTGACCCCCCATACCTTCCACGACCTGCCGGCCCTCCGCAGCGCCGTACGGCGGATCTGCGAAGCGCACCGGCTTCCCTCCCGGACCGGCGGGCGCCTGGTGCGCTCCGTCGCCCAGGTGGCCGGCGCCGCCCTGCGCGCCGGCGGCCCCGTCCGCCTCGAAGCCGCCGAGCGGACCGCTCCGGGCGGTACCGCCCTGCTGGCCGTCACGCTGCACGCCGCACCGACACCGTCCCCGCCGAACTGGGCCGACCTGCCGTTGCCGGGCCAGGCCACGCCCGACGGCATGGTCGCCTGGCACCTGCCCCTCGGCGAGGGGCAGGAAGGGCCCGTTCCCCTTGCCGCCGCGCCCGGCACAGTGCCCGGCCAGGCCGGGACGCGCGGGGTGGAGACCGCCGAGGCGTACGAGGCACGGATCGCGGCGCTCGAAGGTGAGCTCGCCGCGGCCCTCTCCCGGACGGACACCCTCTCCACCGAGCTGCACCGCCTCAAGGACGAACTCGCCGAGACCAACAGCGGGGTGCTCGCCCTCTATGTCCAGCTGGAGGAGCGGGACGAACAGCTGCGGCGGGCCCACGGCCAGACCCTGCGGGAGCTGGAGGACGCGCTGCGTCCCTCGCCGATCGGTGTGGAGGGCCTGGAGTTCGCCGTCCACTACGAGCCGGCCGGCACCGATGCCCCCACGGGGGGCGACTTCTACGACTGGCTCAGCCTCCCCGACGGCACCGTGCACATCACCGTCGTCGATGCGCTGGGACACGGTGTGCGCAGTACCCGCAGCGCGCTCAACGTCACCCACGCCGTGCGCACCCTGGCTCTCGAAGGCCACCCGCTCGAATCCATCGTCGCCCGTACCCACGACATCCTGGCCCCGTTCGACCCCGAGATCATGGCGACGGTGCTGCTCGCCCGTATCCACCCCGACACCGGTGAACTCCGCCTGGCCAACGGCAGTCATCCGCCGGCCCTGCTGTTGCGGGCCGACGGAACCTCCGACTATCTGGAGGTCCGCGGCCGGGGCATCGGGTTCCCGCTGCCGGGGAGCGAGGCCGTACGGCGCGAAACCCTGCACGAGGGCGACCTCCTGGTGCTCTACACCGACGGCCTGACCGAGAGCCGGCGCGACCCCATCGAGGGCGAGGCGCGATTGGTCAAGAGCGCCCGGGCCCACGCCCGCCGACCGGTGGACGAGATCCCCGGCGCCGTCGCGGAGGACATGCACACCGTCATCCTGCACCCCGACGACACCCTCGCCCTTGCCGTCCGCCGGGCCCGGCGGGACACCTCGCTGGCGGGGGCACAGGCACAGACATGA
- a CDS encoding ATP-binding protein — MTDGPSTPPARDFCCPQTAADARDFAGSFADLLHPPPTARTTQNLLLLVSELVTNALRHAGAVTALRLTADQDTIRICVEDASPARPTERSPDLTGRDGGFGWPVVCALAREVTIRPRPGGGKIVQAALAR; from the coding sequence GTGACGGACGGCCCCTCAACTCCGCCCGCCCGGGACTTCTGCTGTCCCCAAACGGCGGCGGATGCCCGCGACTTCGCCGGAAGCTTCGCCGACCTGCTCCATCCGCCGCCCACTGCCCGGACCACCCAGAACCTGCTCCTGCTGGTGTCCGAACTCGTCACCAACGCGCTGCGCCACGCGGGTGCCGTCACGGCGCTGCGGCTCACCGCGGATCAGGACACCATCCGGATATGCGTCGAGGACGCCAGCCCCGCTCGCCCGACGGAGCGCAGTCCCGACCTGACCGGCCGCGACGGCGGCTTCGGGTGGCCCGTGGTGTGCGCCCTGGCCCGCGAGGTCACCATCAGACCCCGGCCCGGCGGCGGCAAGATCGTGCAGGCCGCTCTCGCACGCTGA
- a CDS encoding MarR family winged helix-turn-helix transcriptional regulator yields the protein MQRHSAEGPPKTLREAAEQLAAAGEAITALMRDAAAPVEPRLSPGGLRVLSVVSVRPGRNLTTVAAAVGLGLPRASRVCAALESAGLLLRRPTAGDRREIGLRLSPEGEAFLERFRATRVDRMAAVLRRMPTDERGALVAALGELAVAVAAVGSEGS from the coding sequence ATGCAACGCCACAGCGCCGAAGGGCCGCCAAAGACCCTGCGCGAGGCCGCGGAACAACTGGCCGCCGCCGGGGAGGCGATCACTGCCCTGATGCGGGACGCGGCCGCCCCGGTGGAACCGCGGCTCTCCCCGGGCGGCCTGAGAGTGCTGTCCGTCGTCTCGGTGCGTCCCGGGCGGAACCTGACCACGGTGGCCGCCGCCGTGGGGCTGGGGCTGCCGCGCGCCAGCCGGGTCTGTGCCGCACTGGAGTCCGCCGGTCTGCTGCTCCGCCGCCCGACGGCGGGCGACCGGCGAGAGATCGGACTGCGGCTGAGCCCTGAGGGCGAGGCGTTCCTGGAGCGCTTCCGGGCGACCCGGGTGGACCGTATGGCGGCGGTGCTGCGCCGGATGCCGACGGACGAACGGGGCGCGCTGGTCGCGGCGTTGGGCGAGCTGGCCGTCGCCGTCGCCGCCGTCGGTTCCGAAGGGAGCTGA
- a CDS encoding STAS domain-containing protein, producing MLSQPHGGRSLRIDTRQEQGAVILTLAGPLDLDTIAPLDATLQQLAQDGAGPVVIDLSDVSFADSTTVNVLIQAHDALGPALRLAAPSAVLERLFTLTGLDTVLPLYGSVRVALDA from the coding sequence GTGCTGTCCCAGCCCCATGGCGGCCGGTCCCTGCGTATCGACACACGACAGGAGCAGGGGGCGGTGATCCTCACCCTCGCCGGACCGCTCGACCTGGACACCATCGCGCCGCTCGACGCCACCTTGCAGCAACTGGCGCAGGACGGCGCCGGCCCGGTCGTCATCGATCTGTCGGACGTCTCGTTCGCGGATTCGACGACGGTCAACGTCCTGATCCAGGCGCACGACGCGCTGGGCCCGGCGCTGCGCCTCGCGGCCCCCTCCGCCGTTCTGGAACGGCTCTTCACGCTCACCGGACTCGACACGGTGTTGCCGCTGTACGGGTCCGTCCGCGTGGCGCTCGACGCCTGA
- a CDS encoding PP2C family protein-serine/threonine phosphatase produces MTQRCDVERALRASAPHALVDTLRAVLTESYGALCVQLLLADYGATALTPFGAPAIPGASIPVANSVEGRVFGSQEPRRQVRQGEVVEHHLPVSVRGERTGILTVRLPVERSVPRTVDDLVYAAELLGHELLVAERDTDVYQRARRISRLTLAAEMQWQLLPARACSAAEYAIGAQLEPAYAIHGDNYDWASDAHELTLSVTDGMGTGVNASLLTHLAVNALRNARRAGIGIADQAALADQALYAQYRGSAYVSSLLLRFDLTTGRVQAVDAGSPQLWRMRGKTVELIDLDPQMPLGMFEETQYVAKEFEVLPGDRLLIVSDGVYAALSPQGEAYAQRALARALHASMLLPAATVPRAVLRHLSEFRAAEPLDDSLVLCVDWFGKP; encoded by the coding sequence GTGACTCAACGCTGTGATGTGGAACGAGCACTGCGGGCGTCGGCCCCGCACGCTCTGGTGGACACGCTCCGTGCGGTGCTCACCGAATCGTACGGAGCGCTCTGTGTGCAGTTGTTGCTCGCCGACTACGGGGCAACCGCACTCACCCCCTTCGGTGCGCCGGCCATCCCGGGCGCGTCGATCCCGGTGGCGAACAGCGTCGAGGGCAGGGTGTTCGGGAGCCAGGAGCCCCGCCGGCAGGTCCGGCAGGGCGAGGTGGTCGAACACCACCTGCCGGTATCGGTCCGCGGGGAGCGCACCGGCATCCTCACCGTGCGGCTGCCCGTCGAGCGGTCCGTCCCGCGCACCGTCGACGACCTGGTGTACGCGGCGGAACTGCTCGGCCACGAGCTCCTGGTGGCCGAGCGCGACACCGATGTCTACCAGCGGGCCCGGCGCATCAGCCGGCTCACGCTGGCCGCCGAGATGCAGTGGCAACTGCTGCCGGCCCGGGCCTGTTCCGCCGCCGAGTACGCCATCGGGGCCCAGTTGGAGCCGGCCTATGCCATCCACGGCGACAACTACGACTGGGCCTCGGACGCCCACGAGCTGACCCTCTCCGTCACCGACGGCATGGGCACCGGCGTCAACGCGTCGCTGCTCACCCACCTCGCCGTCAACGCGCTGCGCAACGCGCGCCGGGCCGGCATCGGCATCGCGGACCAGGCGGCCCTGGCCGATCAGGCCCTCTACGCCCAGTACCGCGGCAGCGCGTACGTCTCCAGCCTGCTGCTGCGGTTCGATCTCACCACCGGCCGGGTGCAGGCGGTGGACGCGGGATCGCCGCAGCTGTGGCGGATGCGGGGGAAGACGGTCGAACTCATCGACCTCGACCCGCAGATGCCGCTCGGCATGTTCGAGGAGACCCAGTACGTGGCGAAGGAGTTCGAGGTCCTGCCCGGAGACCGGCTCCTCATCGTCAGCGACGGGGTGTACGCGGCGCTCTCGCCCCAGGGGGAGGCGTACGCCCAGCGCGCCCTGGCCCGCGCCCTGCACGCCAGCATGCTGCTGCCCGCCGCCACCGTGCCCCGCGCCGTGCTCCGTCACCTGTCCGAGTTCCGCGCCGCGGAACCCCTGGACGACTCCTTGGTGCTGTGCGTCGACTGGTTCGGTAAACCGTAG
- a CDS encoding DUF4190 domain-containing protein: MTSARIPVRTGPHPQADRMAVAAFVCGLLGALAFNIVLGPCALFFGAAALYRGTVRLLRAYLGLAFGVLDLVLLVVLSSRSGTLSWHL; encoded by the coding sequence ATGACCTCCGCCCGGATCCCCGTCAGGACCGGACCGCATCCCCAGGCCGACCGGATGGCCGTCGCCGCGTTCGTCTGCGGTCTGCTGGGCGCCCTGGCGTTCAACATCGTGCTCGGCCCGTGCGCGCTGTTCTTCGGTGCCGCGGCCCTCTACCGGGGAACCGTCCGCCTTCTCCGCGCCTACCTGGGCCTGGCGTTCGGCGTCCTCGACCTCGTGCTGCTCGTGGTGCTGTCCTCCCGGAGCGGGACCCTCAGCTGGCACCTTTAG
- a CDS encoding hydrophobic protein, whose translation MVPLLLVLLLALLLFGAGFALKALWIVAVIVLAVWLLGFVLRSAGAGGKRGRWYRW comes from the coding sequence ATGGTCCCCCTGCTTCTCGTACTTCTTCTCGCGCTTCTTCTCTTCGGTGCCGGATTCGCCTTGAAGGCCCTGTGGATCGTGGCGGTCATCGTGCTCGCCGTGTGGCTGCTGGGATTCGTGCTGCGTTCCGCGGGTGCCGGGGGTAAGCGTGGCCGGTGGTATCGCTGGTGA
- a CDS encoding DUF3046 domain-containing protein, with amino-acid sequence MRLTIFWQRMADHFGAAYADSFARDHVMADLGGRTVHEALDAGWSAKEVWRVVCSVMDVPPEKR; translated from the coding sequence ATGCGGTTGACGATCTTCTGGCAGCGGATGGCGGATCACTTCGGTGCGGCGTATGCCGACTCCTTCGCGCGCGATCACGTGATGGCGGACCTCGGCGGCCGGACCGTTCATGAGGCGCTGGACGCGGGATGGAGCGCCAAAGAGGTGTGGCGGGTGGTCTGCTCGGTGATGGACGTGCCGCCCGAAAAGCGCTGA
- a CDS encoding AI-2E family transporter, translated as MPRWLPRAMVLALALVACFQLATWGFHQLITLLLNVLIAFFLALAVEPAVDWMAARGMRRGLATGLVFVSILVAAAGFFALLGSMLAGQIANMVEEFPQYLDSVISWINSTLHTHLSRVEVQNNLLKSDWLQKYVQDSANNVLAVSATVLGSLFNLLTVALFSFYFAADGPRLRRALCSVLPPHRQTEVLRAWEIAVAKTGGYLYSRGLMALISGVAHYVLLQVLEVPYAPALAIWVGLVSQFIPTIGTYLAGALPILIAFTVDPWYALWVFGFVVTYQQFENYLLQPRITAKTVDIHPAVAFGSVVAGTALMGAVGALIAIPATATLQAFLGAYVKRYEVTDDLRVHGRRRRGAGVLARFRRTLHDEQPSAPLEDRKAAGGVREDGEGVR; from the coding sequence ATGCCGCGCTGGCTGCCGCGTGCCATGGTGCTGGCGCTCGCTCTGGTGGCCTGTTTCCAGCTCGCCACCTGGGGATTCCACCAGCTGATCACCCTGCTGCTGAATGTGCTGATCGCGTTCTTCCTCGCGCTGGCCGTCGAACCGGCCGTCGACTGGATGGCGGCCCGGGGCATGCGGCGCGGACTGGCCACGGGCCTGGTGTTCGTGAGCATCCTCGTCGCCGCGGCCGGGTTCTTCGCGCTCCTGGGCTCCATGCTGGCCGGCCAGATAGCCAACATGGTGGAGGAGTTCCCGCAGTATCTGGACTCCGTCATCAGCTGGATCAACAGCACCCTGCACACCCACCTCTCGCGGGTCGAGGTGCAGAACAACCTGCTGAAGTCCGACTGGCTGCAGAAGTACGTCCAGGACAGCGCCAACAACGTCCTGGCCGTCTCCGCGACGGTGCTGGGCAGCCTGTTCAACCTGCTGACGGTGGCCCTGTTCTCGTTCTACTTCGCCGCCGACGGCCCCCGGCTGCGGCGCGCCCTGTGCTCCGTGCTCCCGCCGCACCGCCAGACGGAGGTGCTGCGCGCGTGGGAGATCGCCGTCGCCAAGACCGGCGGTTACCTCTACTCCCGCGGCCTGATGGCGCTGATCTCCGGTGTCGCGCACTATGTCCTGCTGCAGGTCCTGGAGGTGCCCTACGCCCCGGCACTGGCCATCTGGGTGGGACTGGTCTCCCAGTTCATCCCGACCATAGGCACCTACCTCGCGGGCGCCCTGCCCATCCTGATCGCGTTCACTGTCGACCCCTGGTACGCCCTGTGGGTCTTCGGGTTCGTCGTGACCTACCAGCAGTTCGAGAACTACCTCCTGCAGCCGCGGATCACCGCCAAGACCGTGGACATCCACCCCGCCGTCGCCTTCGGCTCGGTTGTCGCCGGCACGGCCCTGATGGGCGCGGTGGGCGCACTGATCGCGATCCCGGCCACGGCGACGCTGCAGGCGTTCCTCGGGGCGTATGTCAAGCGGTACGAGGTCACCGACGACCTGCGGGTCCACGGCAGGCGCCGGCGCGGGGCCGGCGTGCTGGCCCGCTTCCGGCGGACCCTGCACGACGAGCAGCCCTCGGCCCCGCTGGAGGACCGGAAGGCGGCCGGCGGTGTCCGGGAGGACGGCGAAGGCGTCCGCTGA